GAGATAAacaaattttttttcttcctatttTACTGGACTGAGCAGCGTTCATGTGGGTCATCAGTCATCCGGGTCACACTGATCGATTCATCTGAGTGAAATCCACAAATATTTCATTACATTAAAAAGGTGGTAAAACGTCTTGTTAGAAAGTTTGAAACAACAATTTGGCAAATCAATAATCAACTCATCAACCAAACTATAACTGTTTCATGTCACGTTAAATCAAAAGGTTTTTAGATTCTGGACTGCTGGAAAGAACTGTGAAGACGTCTGTGAAACTGTGACTGATGACAAATCAAATCTTCTTagttttcttgctgagagttgcAAGTTTAGACGACACAATCCAAAAACCAAAGAGTGAAAACAATCTTGTTTGGTTTGACTAGAAACAAGAAACAGTTTGACCCGAGTTCTGAAGCCGAGTTCTGAACCCGAGTTCTGAACCCTCTGTTCAATACACAGCTCGACCAAACGAGCTGCCACGTGTTAATCAGGAGCTGACGGTTATTCTaactctgttttcatctctgGACTCATGATTCAGTctgtaaaattttaaaaacaaaaattaagaaaaaaggggaaaattgCAGGTTCAGAGTCCAGGCCGACATCCTCAGTCTGCTTGATTTCTAAGTATTTAGTTTTGGTGatgacttttctctgtttttaaatcttctGACCGAgtgttttcagatttcagaCTGTTGGCTGAACAAAACGAGTAACATAAGGAGGCGATGCTGCATCGCGGAGCCGAAGCTGGCTAACGTTTGCTCCCTGTTTTCAGTatgtatgctaagctaagctaagcagctgctgactgtagctttCTGTTCAACAGAAATGAGGATGGAATCAATCTGAACAACAAACTCGCCAACAGATTATTACTTTGATCAGTTATCGACACTGCAGCGACTCATTTTCCTCCCGTCGTCCCTGCGATCAATAAATAATACGACGACAGGCTGTCACGAGCCTCAgatacaaacaacacacaaactgccTAATTTCATGGTCCAGATGATCCTGTGGGGAACAACTTGAAGTGGACTGTGTGATGAGATCGTATGTTTGGTGAAGAGCTGATGACTCTCCCATAAAGAAGCACTTTCCCTCCCTGCAGGTCTCCACCGGTCACAAAAGGGGCAGACTGAGCAAACAGCTTCGTTTTCAGCTCCAGCGCAGAATATTTTATGTGCAATCCAACGAGACTTAAAAGGGTTCGTAAAGACCGGCTGGTAAAGATTAATCAGTCCTCAGTGGAGCTTCTGATCGTTACAACTCAGgcctgagagcagcagagcagcacgatgggtttctgtctctcagcatGAAATCACATCAAACTGACTTCAAGAAGAAATTAATCCAATCTTAAAATACAGACATGTCAATAAAGTGGGAGGAGCCAGGGAGTTTGTGGACTTCTCTCTGAAAGAACATTCATGGTTTCTGTGCTGACATCCTCATAtaatctttcaaaataaaagctcacgTGCAAGCTTCAATAGAACCATAAAATGACAGTACCAATGTTTAGAAAGTACCCTACGTGGCCAGAGGTTTGtggacagctgctgatgtgctgctggtaacagcctctgctctgttttcagctgtcTGTTCTACAGATAATGTTTTAAGTAAATAAACTTTTCATTATGGAAGTAAATACAGATCTAACGTCTCTTTCTGACTATTCTTTCATTAATCTCTCTTTCCTGTGAAATAATAGATAGTTTCACCACTGCAGAGAGATCAGTGAGATCAAACAGTCGAACATATCAAAACTGTGTCGAGGGGTCAAACACAGATACTGCATCATTTTCAGGGTGTTAGAAGGTTTGGATGTGGTCGTCATCAGTAGAGCTTTGCAATCAACACTTTTGGCAGCAAAATTCTCCAGAATGGAGCCAAAGAGCGAGCGaccctcctcctgcagggacGCCTCGGGACCGCAGCCAACCTTTAACCACCATCTGCCCCTCAAACATTCAATCTAAAtctctgtgttcagctgtcagTACTTTCGTAGCTTCTAACTGCATCTCTGTGGTTTGAAgttcagtttctctcctgtgtcctTTACAGTTTAGTCATGTTCACTTGCAGCTCTTTCATGAGTCGTGTTAAATTACTGCTGGAGAAAAACACGCACAACCTGATTTCACTGCTTAATAACAAActcttttaaatgactaaataaaggGGAGGGCTTTTAATATGAAGCGTTTACAGGAAATCAAATGTGCTCATCTCCAAATTAGCGGAGCTCTGTTGGTAACTAATCTTCAGTAgcactgcagagaggaagagagtttACAGCCACTCGTTTGATCGCAGCTCGAGACAAACGTGTCATCAGTTTAAAGCAGGTCGTCCTGCTGTCACGGAAATGCAAATCTCTTCTGTGCTCTAGTCAAACGGAGTCAAACTGAGCCAGTTGATGGAAAAGCCCCATAAAAtatgtctgttttctgtccattaGAACTGACAGGTGGTGTTTGTCTGCTCGCTCTGGGCCACGTAGTGTAGATTCAGGGAAACAGGTCAAGAGAAAACGTATTTTCACAAATAACTGCATAATTGCAAaccctttaaaataaaataaaaaactgattGTTAGTAAAAATTCTGTCCAGCAGTCAGATCACGTGTCCTCATTCTGTCTTCTTCCCTCACCGGACCTTTGTAGTTACagtaaaaactcaaaaccaGTGAAATCTATTTCTTATATTAAAAAAGATCAGTGTGTGATCTGATCTGTGGGGCGAATGCATGGAAGCAGGCGAGGCCGGGCTTCACTCTGATCATCTGTCCTTCAcactcgctcactcactcaGACTGTAGGATCACAGCAACATGGCGGCTCCCCGCCACGGAGATAAGGCAAAGCGAAAAGCAgcgtgatgatgtcactgctgtcctctctctcagcaCAAACCTGCTGCAGGCGGCTGAAGTTTCCTCTGATGTCTCGCAGCTGCAGCGACAAACTGCACATCAGCCCCagagatgcagacagacagctgctggtaGTCAGCAATTAATACTTAAAATAGAACGAGcaacccacttttttttttttataaaaatgctCAAAAACTTTTAGTACTGAACCATCATCCTCAGCACCATTTGTATTTGTTAGAAAATTATAGgaaattctttaaaaagaacaaagactCTGTCCTTGTCTCGAGCCTTCAGCCCGCAGGTCCGTTTCAGTGGAACTCCACGAACTCCTCCAGCGTTTTGGGGATCTGGTTGCGGTAAGTGATCTGGTGCTGCCGGACGGCGCGCGCTGCCAGGCACTTGAGGCTCATCTTCATCTGTGTCTTCAGCAGGATCTCTGACACGCCGGTGGTGCTCTTGTCCAGAGGGGTCTTCTTCTGCTTGTTGGTCATGTCCGTGTGGGCGCCGGCCTCCACCAGGTTAATGATGATGGCGTGCAGCGTCAGGAAGTCACTGATGGGCCGGTTGTACTGGACGATGACGTGCAGAGGGGTGTTGCCTTCGTGGTCGACGGCGTTGACCTGCGCGCCGCAGTCGAGCAGGAGCTTGGTGACCTGGGCGCTGGGGAAGCTGCAGACATCGTTGGTGTGGAAGTCATCGACCGGCGTGGTGGAGCTGATGGCCagatggagcagagaggagcctTCACGCGACCGTGGGTCCAGCTGGATCAGGTCGTAGATGTGCTTGTTGATGCGGGCGCGCTCCTCGTCGCCACAGGTGGTCTTGGTGGAGATGCAGGCGAGGTACAGAAACGTAAAAACATTTGACTCATAATTGTCCATGGCCTGAGGCAGCTCAGATTCAGCCGCCGTGTCCGCTCGAGCCATGCTGCGTTGAATCTCCAGCACGCTGCAGCTCAACACCTGCTCCACAGCTGTGGCCAACACCTGCTCCTTCAGGTGGACCATCTGGGAGAACACCTGGGCGAAGCGCAGCAGGTCTTTGTGCGTGTTCCTGTTGCCTTTCTGCCGCAGACGGAGCGCGTGAAGCCACAGTTTGATGCACTGCTCAAACTCCATGTTATCAGCGTAGACGGCACCACGGTAGATGATGGGGTGCGACACGTCAATATTGTCCGAGCCCAAGATACGCTCCCGGATCATCAGCCCCTCCATGTGCAGAGCGTCCCGGTCCACCCGGATGGCCTCCAGGTCTTGCAGTGTCCGGCACTCACGGCGCCCCCCATAGGCCTCGATGGCTGGCAGCAGCTCCTTGGTGATGATGTTTTCTGGATCCCGGTAGCGCTCCATCATGGCTATGTGTAGGTACTGGTACGTCCTCTGGATGTCGTAGTTCTCCCGGTCGTTGGCGAACGAGGCCCCCAGGAGTTCCAGGGCCTCGATGCGGCTGTGCAGGTCACAGTCGGCGTgggccagcagcagctccaccacgTCTGCtttgcagctctctgcagccacCTTCAGGGGCGTCATGCCGTGTCCGTTCACCACCATGGCTGCCTGACAGCACACCAGCTCCTTCACTATGTCCAGATGACCCGCCTCAGCTGCAAAGTGCAGGGCCGTGGCCCCGCAGTGGGCCTTGGCATTAGGGTCCGCCCCCTGTTCCAGCAGGAAATTCACTACGTCCGTGTGGCCTTTATAGGCAGCGATCATCAGGCAGGTGTTGTTGTACTTGTTGGTGATGCTGATGTCGGCGTTGTGTTCCACCAGGTATTGGACGATGTCCAGGCGTCCGTCGAAACAGGCGGCCCTCAGGGGGGTGGAGTTAGTGATCGTGGTGTGGTTAACATTGGCACGGTGACTCACCAGCAGGCGCACCACCTCAAAGTGTCCTGCTCCAGCGGCACACCACAGCGCCGTGGCCCCGTCGATGACGTAGCTGCAGGACAGACAcgagacagacagcaggtcagGACACTCGGCTGGGAAACATGTTGGTAATACATCGTTCACATGATCAGAGACTGTTCACGGTGTTAGATGTTGATATGGtgcattacagtaaattaaCAACATCTCTTATGGCTTCAGGGCTGAGACCCAGTTATCAGAAgtcaaggagactgaaaatcATCTGTagtaaaatgaaaatctttgaaCGAGCAGCGATTAAATGAACCAATAAAGTTCAACTTACTCAGGTTCTGTTCTTTAATACAATTTTCATCTGCTTCacttgtgtatttcttttttctgctactttaaacttcatctccactacatttacttGATAAATTAATCTAATTACTTTATAAATTCAGATTACTCTGTATATAGGTTATTAATagtgtcattttcaaaatgtgcaaCAGACAAAGCCTTAGAATATCACAATATCAGAATAAATATCATATGAAGTGAGTTTGGTTTCGCAGGTTGAGGCGTCGTCTCTCTGAACGATGACGCTTCACACGCCCTCGACCTCCACAGACTCGTGAATCAATCCATTTAATTTCCATGTCAGCAACTGAAGGAAAGGTGTGAGCACTGATACgttctttattttaaatgggTCTTGATCAGAATCATTACCACAGCAGTCAGAGCAG
This sequence is a window from Acanthopagrus latus isolate v.2019 chromosome 8, fAcaLat1.1, whole genome shotgun sequence. Protein-coding genes within it:
- the fem1b gene encoding protein fem-1 homolog B, which translates into the protein MHWGHFRHFNGRRLALEDWTLRAPVAKKAEVLATCRAQMESLAGYVYKAASEGRVLTLAALLLNHSEGETRYLLSYVTQLAGQRSTPLIIAARNGHDKVVRLLLDHYRVDTEQTGTVRFDGYVIDGATALWCAAGAGHFEVVRLLVSHRANVNHTTITNSTPLRAACFDGRLDIVQYLVEHNADISITNKYNNTCLMIAAYKGHTDVVNFLLEQGADPNAKAHCGATALHFAAEAGHLDIVKELVCCQAAMVVNGHGMTPLKVAAESCKADVVELLLAHADCDLHSRIEALELLGASFANDRENYDIQRTYQYLHIAMMERYRDPENIITKELLPAIEAYGGRRECRTLQDLEAIRVDRDALHMEGLMIRERILGSDNIDVSHPIIYRGAVYADNMEFEQCIKLWLHALRLRQKGNRNTHKDLLRFAQVFSQMVHLKEQVLATAVEQVLSCSVLEIQRSMARADTAAESELPQAMDNYESNVFTFLYLACISTKTTCGDEERARINKHIYDLIQLDPRSREGSSLLHLAISSTTPVDDFHTNDVCSFPSAQVTKLLLDCGAQVNAVDHEGNTPLHVIVQYNRPISDFLTLHAIIINLVEAGAHTDMTNKQKKTPLDKSTTGVSEILLKTQMKMSLKCLAARAVRQHQITYRNQIPKTLEEFVEFH